A single region of the Triticum dicoccoides isolate Atlit2015 ecotype Zavitan chromosome 2B, WEW_v2.0, whole genome shotgun sequence genome encodes:
- the LOC119364410 gene encoding peptidyl-prolyl cis-trans isomerase FKBP53-like translates to MSSFWGAEVKPEKPYTHTHSPRRGRLRLTQATLGAEVGKVEKGKTNLVQLQCTVKNKEPVYLCALIPGQSVTCHLDLEFEEKFVTFSVLGSRSVHLAGYYIGDVYEDIGDSDTGSESLQGSDDDFLASDDDDVVIPVSHGQMNTDSEDDSDYDEDYDSEDDEDLMYNQGRGKSSVVIEEIQEDEKPVDDNSRLQLAVRTLPAESVESEDEDGFPVSESKKSSKGSSKKDKNLNNGTSTEDRKRKSDAINDPHKSSGEVNAENDVVSKKKKKAKDKRNAVDSEKVNDEEKEVKLASSADTIAAKQKKKKSKKQSASEGDTDEQADKKTITDNDEEPSKQGAKKKKNKKKTKENNGSENQAQTDVMNSASKEQTSPKARTYGNGLIVQTVALGKPDGKKATPGKKVFVTYTGKLKNGKIFDSNVGRKPFSFRLGVGQVIKGWDIGVNGMRIGDKRKLTIPPSMGYGNQKAGEIPPNSTLLFDVELMNVQ, encoded by the exons ATGTCTTCGTTTTGGG GTGCGGAGGTGAAGCCAGAGAAGCCCTACACGCACACCCACAGCCCGCGCCGCGGCCGCCTGCGCCTCACCCAG GCGACTCTgggggccgaggttggcaaggtggagAAGGggaagacgaacttggtgcagctgcAGTGCACCGTTAAGAACAAGGAGCCCGTGTATCTCTGCGCCCTGATTCCGGGGCAGTCGGTGACTTGCCACCTGGACCTCGAGTTCGAGGAGAAGTTCGTGACGTTCTCGGTGCTTGGGTCGAGGAGCGTTCACTTGGCTGGATACTATATTGG TGATGTGTACGAGGACATTGGTGACAGTGATACTGGTAGTGAGTCACTTCAAGGCTCCGATGATGATTTCTTGGcatctgatgatgatgatgtggtcatTCCAGTATCCCATGGCCAGATGAACACAG ACAGCGAAGATGATTCAGACTATGATGAGGACTACGATTCagaggatgatgaggatttgaTGTACAACCAAGGTAGAGGCAAGAGTTCAG TTGTCATTGaggagattcaagaggatgagaagCCTGTTGATGATAATTCTCGACTTCAGCTTGCTGTTAGGACCCTACCTGCTGAATCCGTGGAAAGTGAAGATGAAGACGGCTTTCCTGTTTCTGAATCAAAGAAGAGTTCTAAAGGTAGTTCCAAGAAGGATAAGAATCTAAATAATGGGACTAGTACTGAAGACAGGAAAAGGAAAAGTGAtgctattaatgatcctcacaagtcGTCAGG GGAGGTTAATGCTGAAAATGATGTGgtttcaaagaaaaagaaaaaggccaaggACAAAAGGAATGCTGTGGACAGTGAGAAGGTAAACGATGAAGAAAAGGAGGTGAAGCTAGCTTCCTCAGCTGACACCATTGCAGCcaaacagaagaaaaagaaaagcaaGAAGCAAAGTGCTTCTGAAGGTGACACTGATGAGCAAGCTGATAAGAAAACCATAAC AGACAATGATGAGGAGCCTAGTAAACAGGgggccaagaaaaagaagaacaagaagaaaacaAAGGAGAACAATGGAAGTGAGAACCAGGCACAGACTGATGTTATGAATTCAGCTAGCAAGGAGCAGACATCACCCAAAGCACGGACTTATGGCAATGGTTTGATTGTTCAGACGGTGGCGTTGGGCAAACCAGATGGTAAAAAAGCTACCCCTGGGAAAAAG GTTTTTGTCACGTACACTGGCAAGTTGAAGAATGGCAAGATTTTTGACTCTAATGTTGGTCGGAAGCCTTTTTCGTTTAGGCTTG GTGTTGGACAGGTCATTAAAGGCTGGGACATTGGTGTCAACG GTATGCGCATTGGGGACAAAAGAAAGCTTACAATTCCACCATCTATGGG CTATGGAAACCAGAAGGCCGGGGAAATACCGCCGAACTCAACTCTTCTGTTTGATGTGGAGCTAATGAACGTACAGTGA